A stretch of Alligator mississippiensis isolate rAllMis1 chromosome 14, rAllMis1, whole genome shotgun sequence DNA encodes these proteins:
- the MRPS17 gene encoding small ribosomal subunit protein uS17m: MSMVHGVTHAKWIVGKVIGTKMLKTAKVRVTRLVLDPYLLKFFNKRKTYFAHDPLQQCTVGDIVLLKALPERRSKHVKHELSEIVFKVGKVIDPVTGKACAGTKFLETLSDSDSLTELDATYLSEKLQELNVSSTEK, from the exons ATGTCTATGGTACATGGAGTCACGCATGCAAAATGGATAGTAGGGAAAGTAATAGGAACCAAAATGCTTAAAACTGCCAAAGTGAGAGTGACGAGGCTTGTGCTAGATCCTTATCTGCTGAAG TTTTTTAACAAGAGGAAAACATATTTTGCTCACGATCCACTGCAGCAGTGTACTGTTGGAGACATTGTTCTTCTAAAAGCGTTGCCTGAGCGGAGGAGCAAGCATGTGAAACATGAGCTATCTGAGATTGTTTTCAAGGTTGGAAAAGTAATAGACCCAGTGACAGGAAAAGCCTGTGCAGGAACCAAGTTCTTGGAAACTCTGTCAGACTCGGATAGTCTGACAGAGTTGGATGCCACCTATCTCAGTGAAAAACTACAAGAACTAAATGTTAGCTCAACAGAGAAATAA